The window TGATCTGTTGTTTCTGATTTGTCAATGTGTTTTATCCCAAAATTGTTTTAGGGATGACAATAGCAAAACCTAGCTAACTAGATTCCGAATATTATGTTGTCAATGACTTTTTGTAACAAGTCCAATCATGCATGATCTTGTTAGTTCCTTTTGTGAGTGTTATGTCTACTTAATTCATCCCTCACTTTATGACGATGTAATGACTTATTGAATGAGAACATACTTGCAGAACATAATTAATTGGAATTGTATCCTATTCCTCGACTGGATTACAAGCAATTAACCATACCTGCAGACTAGTAATTAACTTCTTTTGAATATTTAGGTTGAAAATTATTAATAGTTGTTTAAATGTAAGATTTTTAATATTCAAGCAAGCCCATAATTTCACATTGTTCTCATGTAAAATCCTGTTGTGATTATGGAtagttcttttttattttattttttacttttcacTTCTGAATAATAAGATTTTGTTTTCCAACAGATTCACCAATAAATATAGAGGCACAGCGCCTTCTAATGGAGAATTTTAATCTTCTCAATCAGATAGGATCAAACCTCGAAATGAGTAAGGTTGATATCTTATATTCTCTACCTCAATTTTTTCCTTCTTGCCTTCAAGTTTTATATTAATGTTATTGTATAAATACTCACAATCAATTTCACCTCTTATATTGAAATGCCAACTTTAGTTTGACTAAATTGCTTTAGATTTTGCAATTCATAGAACAATTTCGTACGCCATATCTGTTTCATTAACTACTCGTTAATGCTTCTCCCAAGATCTGAAGCCCATAGAAGTACTGAGTTGATCAATAAGTAGCAGTATCCAAAACTAATAAGAGTATAAATGAAATCTTCTTTTTGTGTATGAAAATTGCAATTGATCATAAAAGTTGATAATGATTTCAATAGCATTCTCAAATTCATTAGAGATATGGGCATCATCAGAAAGATTAATAATGGGACATTATGCAATTTGATAAGTATTATAATCTATGCTTCTCTTTCATATCTGTATAGTGCATCATTGACTTTTTGTACAGAATATCTCCTATTTTGTTGGACCTTCCTTACAGTTATGCTGTCAAATGTGCCAGTGATACaggttcatctaaatcttgcCATCCATTGTCAATGTTCTTGGTTGACCAATAGTCGAAACTTGAATGTTACAAAAGCACCTTCAACCTTCCCATTGTGTGGCTTGTCGATCCATCTGCCATGGTATTTGTCACAGTTCTAATTATCATAAATTTTTTGCACACCATGGCAACTTCATCACATAATCAAAGCCAAAATAGGACACAGCAAAACCAAACATAACAGTCTGTGAGTCCTATGTTTTTTAGTTTGAACGCATCATAGTTAATTTTATTTCTCGTTTCAATTTTTGTGTTGTATCATAAGTATCTTCTGTAAGCACTAAACAGTATCTTATAGTTTTATGTATAATCTCTGAATTATATTCTCAAATCATTTGTTAAGGGTGTTTCTTTAATTCTGTTTGGCCAATGGCTTTGTTCTTTTATTAACTTTTTGCTAAGAATTTTGTGGAGggcacaaatatttttaaatagacaGTGATTAACTTTCTGAAAGTATTTTGTCAAGTAATTTTTAGTGTCATTTCAAGTCTCGCTGAAACATTTCAGGTACAAGATAACATAAACCTATTTTATCATGTCAGAGAAAACATAGACAACATTTTGACAAGGTATGATCTACTTATAAGTTTTCTAAGTACAGTCTATAGTTTTTaagacaattttttttaaagggaaatttcctttttaaacagcATGAGTGTCAACCCAGGCATTATTAGTCAGGTGGCTTCATTGGCTATGTCTATTGATGATAATCTTTTCCAGTCTATTCTTCCCCCTGCTATTCAGGTAAATTACAGTTATCTTATTTTGCTAATCTTTGTAGTTTCTACTACCAAGTGCAATTGTGATTCCCCATCAAAGCTTCATTACTTCTAATCTCAGTGTGTTTCTACTCAATGTGAATGAATCATGATTAGCCAGGTTTAGAATTTCTTTTATGGGAATCAATTTACTAACTTATATTGAATGGTGATTATACCAAGTGTCCAAATTTAGTTGTTGATTTGTGTTAAACCATGATGGTGTGAACCGATTAGTTATAAAATTTCCTGCTAACTTATGTTTTGGGCTAAACTGTAAAGGTTAGCTTGAGCATTCAGAGATGGATGTTTGAATCCTTGCTTCTCCTATTTTCATAATTCTAGATTGAGACACTATTTAGTTTTCGTGTAATGGGCTAGTTAAAAGTCTTTAGGCCTTTCTATTGCATATTTTATCCAGGGGTAAACTTCTTTTTGTGGGAACCTAAGGCAGAAAACCTTCCTATAATATCTGATGTAAGTTGGAACCTTCAGGAGTTAAGAATAGCTAGAGTTGGAGTATACAAATTGTTACTAGTTTGCTACTTATATAAGATAGCAAAGTAGAAGACTGGAACAATGCTTTTCCAGGGCATTTTTGTGTCGGTAGGAGGTCCCACCACCGCCTACATAAGAGAGCCCAGTTATATATACTATTTTAGTTGGACTAATCAAATTGATTGACTCAACCTATCCCTCATTGATTGATTCATTCAATCCAATCCACTTAATTTTCATCTAAATTAATAGATCCAGGCTTTCTTTATCCTTAtattgaaaagaaagaaatggaatGAATaatgaatttattattattattattattattttcactttcttTAAACTAAATACTATACCATAACCTCTAAACCCGAAgttctaaaagaaaaaaaattataaaaataaataaaattacacatGATGCTCATAAGGTGTGCACCATGAGATGTACAAGCTAGCAAAACTtcatctctctctatatatacacGTTATTATTATGCTGCGCGTTGCGCTGTGCGTGCCTGTGCAGCCTCCAACCTTTTTCTTAGCTTTGAGTTTAGCTATTTAGGGTTTTAGCTCTAGGGATTAGTTGCTCACGATCGTGTAAGATAAGTCGCCTAGGATAtcgtttctatatatatatattgcacaATCATGCCTGAATGACGATGAGCGACATTCAACGTGGATGATCTAACGCGgccaaaattgattttttttatttccctCTCTCATCTTCATGCAACTCTTTTCTCTCTCTTGCATGCAAGGTGGTGCGGGTTTGTATAAACCAGCACTGTggtggtgttggtctttaaataCCAGCACCAGTAAAGACCAGCACCCGTGCTGGTTTGAAGCTAGCACTAATATGGTGCTAAtttttaaagaccagcaccaGCCAGTACCAACATGGTGCTGGTTTGCGTAAATCAACAATAACGTGTGCAAACCAGCAACAGTAGTTGATGTTAGTTTATGCAAACCAACACCAATGTGGTGCAAACCAGCACCAGTAGTTGGTGCTGATTTATGCAAATCAGCACCAATGTGGTGCTGATATTTAAAGACCAGCTCCAACCCgtagggcgtagcacagatggtgaGAGTATGATATCTCTGTCATAATGGCCAAGGgttgattttcaaaaactaacGATTTGAGATTTACCCATCATGCGCCTAACGCCTGTGTACTTGCATTTATCTCCTTTCATATCCGTAGGGTAATACTAAGGGGTTGTTAAGGTGACGGATCTACTTTTTTTTAAAGACCAGCTCCATCTTGGTGTTGGTTTGTAAACACCAGCACCACCTTGCATGTAGGAGAGAGAAGAGAGTTGCATGTAgataagagattaaaaaaattgattttagccATGTCAGATCATTCACGTTAGATGTCATCCACCATCGCTTAGGTAAGATGGTGCAGGGTATCATTCTTGTGTGTATAGAGGTTTGATACCGCACATGCATGTGCATACCCACCATGGGCGACTGAATGCGTGGGGTGCCCGAAAGTGCATTCAATTGCCCATGGGTGTCGCCCACCGTAAGTGTGTAGGGTATCGATTTAGAAATTTCATAAATATATTtgaaattctcttttaaattatttgtttCGCATCTAGTCTTTCAAAATTAGGTTGGGTCGTTGTTAGGCCGTTTGATCCATTGTGTGAAATTAGTCCCAAACACTCGTGAGACTTCGAGTCTTCTTTCCATTAACCCTCCCTCACTTCTTAGCTTCGCGCCGCACTATAAGGACATTGTCGTCTCGCTGCCGCCTCCAATCGACTGTAAGCCCTTCCTCCGGTAACTATTTTTTCTCTGTACAATGTTTAGTCGATGCTCATGGATTAAATTGATTCCTGGATCCTTCTTTCCCCTTGGTACGATTAATTTGAGATTAGGCTGCCTCACTTGCCAATTGTTCCTACGTTTAGTGATTTGGTTACAGAATGTGGTTTTGAAGCATAAAAATTTGGGATTTATGTTCCCTTCGAGAAGATTGCATGGTAGTTTTATGTCGCTTGGTGGTGTTAACCAGATTTTGAAAATTGGTGACGGCACTAAATCTGTGTGAGCTGCATTTGTCAATCTGTGATCTTCATAGAGGACCAGGATATTATatggttgattattattttgaaatgaggATCAATATTCTACGTGAAAGCATTTCCCTTATGATATTTGGCAGGGTAACTACTACTACGAAGGGTGTTCGGCacattaaaagaaattaattgaGTGAACCCAAACAGATATTCAAGTACAATAATTTCTAAAAGACTAAAAATGTTTTGTCGCCGTAATTTACACAAACATGTATGAATTTAATTTTCGGAATAAAATTTAGTACTGATtctaataaaaaaacaaaaatcataaaaaataaaataagttgaAACCTAACCTAGCTTGCACTTGATTGGATAGTTATTTTTCTTGAATTATATGATGCCAAAACTTAATATTGGTTATAAAAACTATGACATGTCATAATAATCTAGTAAAAAAATGTCATTCATGCTAAATCGGTTGTTTACCTAGAAAATTAATAATAAAGTAGATAGCAAGTTGACAACGGCCTATATAGTTCACCTACTACTATCCCAATTGCTTCTGATACTTTGAAAGGGAATTTTGAACCGTTCTATTTCTCAAAGCACATTTCTCATCCTAGCACAACGACCGGCAAATAAGTTAGATAGAGGTGATTTCAAAGGTTATTACAAACCTCTCAAACATTATTTAAGGAATACATCTAGAACAATCATTTCTAATCAATTCCTTTCCTCTGAATATCATTTGTTTATGTGAATTTCCATGATAGTTTCTATCTACAGTGCCTTTTATTCTCCTGTCATATTATTGTTGCTACACAGTTTTTTCTAATCTAATCTATTCTCTTTGTCACTGGTTCCTGGTTTGATTGATCAAAATATTAGCACAACCTTTGATACTGCATTCTAAACTTTATTGTTCTAGCAGATGAATCGTGAGAAGCTTATCAAGATGGCTGGTGTTGTCCGCACTGGTGGGAAAGGCAGTATGCGCAGGTTCTATTAGATATATTAGATATTCTGGAGTATCATTTTCTTTGGGCTGATTGGCATATCATGACTCATTGTTTCAATTTAGAAAGATATTTAGCTTGATTATGTAGTTTTCTTTTGCATCAATATCATTAGTAATATTTAGATCAATGAAGCCATTTTTTTATTACATTGGCTAATATTTTACTTTATCTTACTCTACCTCTTACACCTTTGACTCTGATACATCAATTTCTTTTCACTATATATAATCTATTGATCCCATTTAAACATGTTAACTCCATCTCAACTTTTTTCCCCTCGTTTATCATCTATTGGAGGCTTAAAGATACACCTAATTGTTCTCGGCTGAAAGAAACATTCTTTTGCAATGGCATTGCCTATCAGTAAGGTATATCATCAATTTAGGCATTGTTATattttttattcttgttttaaGGTTTAACTCGGTTTTTCACAAGGCAATGAGCCTTGTGAAAGAGGATTAATTGAGTAAAAGTAGTTTGAACTCATCTTATAAGCATGACACGGTGCTGAAATTGTATGATTCTGTTGTTTCTGCTGATGTTGTTCACAGACTCCTGAGTTGGCATTATTTGTCTAGTTTTCACCAATTATTTTACTTCTAAAATCCAATCTAGGAAGAAGAAGGCAGTTCATAAGAGCCCTACTACACATGACAAAAAACTTCAGAGCTCACTGAGAAGAATTGGGGTAAATACTATACCTGCCATAGAAGAAGTCAACATCTTTAAAGATGATGTTGTCATCCAGTTTCTGAATCCCAAAGGTAAAAAAAGATGCTCATTGATTGAGGCAAGTCAATAATCAGGTACTGTGAGTAATAAAGTTATATTCTGACATTCAactccttttgtttctttttagtgCAAGCTTCTATTGCAGCCAATACATGGGTGGTTAGCGGTTCTCCTCAGACTAAAAGTACATATCTTTTCCCTCTCATATTAATTATATTGCGAGAGTAGGAAACTGCATTCATAAATCAAGGTAAAAAAATAGGCCAAGGAAATTTAGTTGTGACATGAAGTAGATTATTAGTAGCCAGTACTTTATACAGATGTTTCACCTGTGACCTCACAAttttttggttgtaaagttcaggATAAAAAGATAATGTTCAAGCACCATCCGTTTAGCTCAATTTGATGTCTGCCCACAATTTGTCTTTTGAAAAATTCTATATGGCGTGTAACTTTATGAATTTTCTGTTTTCAGAACTTGAGTACTTGCTTCCTACAGTCATCAACCAGTTAGGTAAGTCATATCTTTGATATGCATGCCATGGCTAACTTCTATGTGAAATGCACCAATTGTATTTTTATTAAGTACCAGTAATGTGCTCACGTATCACACTCTCATCTATTCAGAATAATGTCACTAGTTATAAGCTTCTTCAGCGGGTTCTGTAAACCTTTTATATGCCTCATGAAAATAACCAGCACCTTCAATGTCATATTACAGAATCAATTTTTGTTCTCTCTTTTATTTGATAATTGTTCTGGCCATTAGATTTGCCTTAACATTTTAGATAGATATAAAAGGTCTATATATACACGTTTGTTTTTAGACATTTACTAGAGAAAAATGGTGTTTAGCTTGAGAGCAAGATGAATTCATTGGCTTACTTGTAGCTGTTAAACGATGCTATTTCTGATCCTCCCAGGCCCTGATAAGTTAGAGAACTTGGGGAGGCTTGCAGAGCACTTGCAGAAGCAAGCACCTGATGCTGCTGGTGCTGCTGCTaaaggtgaagatgatgatgatgtccCAGAGCTTGTGCATGGAGAGACTCTTGAACGGGCTGCAGAGGAGAAACAAGATTCACAAGGCTCAAGGCATTAGTGTTGTAAATGAATGAGATgttcctaaataaatttaatttttagtttaataaaactatattcctttaattataaaaaatatataaaataaataaatttgaatactaGTGGATTTGATTCCTTAATAATACTCATgaataatatttgaaaataatgttcatgaatattatttgaaatattcatgaatattttattaatatatatatatatatatatatatatatatatatatatatatatatatatatatatatatatatatatatatataatattcatgaataatataaataaatttttattcttttaaataTAGTAttcatatattaaaataaaaataaagtaatttataaataaataaaaaagtataAAATTCGATTAAaagtttaaataatatttatgaataaatgtCACATCCCGAGGTCTAATTCTCGGTGACGATATAATAAAAAGAAATCCTAGAACTATCAAAACAGAATAACaaagaaaactatatatatatatatatatatatatatatatatagttttcgtAGACTATAAGACTATATAGATAAACGACATTTGAAATAAAATTACAAAATGTAAATACATCGAAACACAAGTAATAAGACAAACCAGAAAAATCAGCACGTAGAGATCTCTGAGGAACAACTCTATGGAAGTCTAAAATCAACCACAATATCAAAAGGATCCTTGTGCCTGCAAAATTAGAGGCCAAGGAATGTAGAAAGTTAGTCAAATGACTAAGTGGGTAATTATGAAAGATGTGGATAAATTTAATCTTGTTTAAGAAATTAAAGAGGTATCatttattatttcaatttttatttcttctttaagTTTTCAGATAATATACATAATTGTATATTTATGATCATCTAACATTTATTTGTTAGAATTAAAATTCATCTTCATATATTATCATCAATTAAGataaattctcaaattttatttatttaatcaatAGTCGCACATGTCATCTATGGTATAATACCAACATGGATAAATCTGATAgatcaactaaaaagtgaattACTGGAGCTAATATCATCATAGTGTAATGTCATATGTATAAGCGAAAAGCCTCCTCAGAGTATAAATCtgtcgcatacgtcatctgacgtaTGAGCTATCAACTTtcaccggtggaagacataataaacactgaccgATGGCTACATCACGCCACCACGCCTCGGGTGTACGGTCAGGTACTCTGGACTGCGACCACCGCGCTACTACAATAATATATGGGCAGTCCAATACTCTAATATAAAGCTCTGGTATAAAGCTAGACTCAtagtcttcactttttaatttttcattaatcTTTATTATTTCACTTTAAGGATTCCATTTTATTcatttatcataattattctcttttcataACAAATGGTTAATCAAGTTAACATTTTTTGTATCAAGTATGTTAATTTATCATCCTAGGGTTCACAGATAAAAACTACAAGTATCAATAGGTAGATCATTAAAAACATAGAGTATGAAAGGTTAAACAAGTTAAAAAGACAGGTATTAACAAAAGAGTAATTCAGaatattcatttaatttttaaaacaactttTACAATATTAATCTCAGTATGAACCCATAtatgaacaagaaataatatcaattatttgccctccatgatttttattattttaacctaTTTCGCTAATTGTaatatcattttaatttccttttgaaAACaattatacaaatatatataatttcattagttcttttgtcacgccccggaggagtccctgtccgaagaaatttcgacagcatctcccctgtacagcagacaatctgaaacttcctacatctcatatacctcagccacatgcggctggaataataacagaaacaaaatataacacacagacattccacacagtttaatagataacaaactgaaacagaaataggaggactcaaaaacaaccctactcaactatactcgtaaagctcaaatccgataataagatcaacttacgtcttctgccatccaggcgggcatgtagtaaaacatatccaaacaccaaaaccatcaacacatacattcataccagatccatagtatcaaaaatccatagtatcaaaaccaGAATAAGTCGGACATACTCTAAACAATAAAACTAAAAGATCATCCAACATTTttttcgtggtctgcaggggactatcaactagaactctctcttgacagcatcaacctgaaaaatatcaacaatggaggcggggtgagtccaacgctcagcaggtacaactgatatataTAGTAAGGaattaacatctagcactaatcatgcatacaatctcctgatataagaaagataaaaatgcaactgaagtaaacaggagaaaaactgtactaaccaggacctgagtataaggacaaacagtccgagtggtatagaaatcctgtatgcatgtcaaacacaGGCAtctaaacaatatgcagcatataaatgcagcaaacagaAACACAATCaacaaatgcatcatgcatatgatgctaatgtcatggtcacccctgacgccagtcagccaactcacaacaaaagtgggaccaagtgggtagggctgtgacgaccgtgcactctgcatcactactcctgatgagtgactgagaggacgggatgctgtcggagtacacacatactcctaccccaaatcataaatgggggagcgcaatgctctcatctctcggtacacaatgacggggaggggcccctaacgtgctacacgctacgtcacactacccatgagtggaccaacggagcaccggaagagcaaactgacgtgctaccacactgcgtcacgctacccatgagcgtcaacaacggagcaccgaacagagatgaaactggtgatgtgctcgacaataatggagcaatctatcacacagcatgcaatcatgcaaatggtgcatgacactaagcatggtaacatACTGAACCagtctatatacatatatgatgtgcatcatagtcaataaatcatatcgagggtacacagatcagataaggtatcacacctaggtcctgaacatggtgaaacatggttatatcactacccctaatcatgtataatcagataagccataacatgagatgcaaaacaaacaaacaaccaaacatgtaacaggtatcgggtagtgactaaccgaaacaaataagaaacataatctttgctagttgttaaattcattactatgcatatcaaatgacataagtcaaaagtacccgtctctaataagaaatggtccaaatctgactccgagatactcatctcgcgtcaaagtcctgtgtcaccaataaatatatattttatttttatttagctacaactcattgaatagctaaataaaatcccctaaactaatttagggtaaaaactCTA is drawn from Zingiber officinale cultivar Zhangliang chromosome 1B, Zo_v1.1, whole genome shotgun sequence and contains these coding sequences:
- the LOC121970120 gene encoding basic transcription factor 3-like, with the translated sequence MNREKLIKMAGVVRTGGKGSMRRKKKAVHKSPTTHDKKLQSSLRRIGVNTIPAIEEVNIFKDDVVIQFLNPKVQASIAANTWVVSGSPQTKKLEYLLPTVINQLGPDKLENLGRLAEHLQKQAPDAAGAAAKGEDDDDVPELVHGETLERAAEEKQDSQGSRH